A genomic region of Dactylococcopsis salina PCC 8305 contains the following coding sequences:
- a CDS encoding histidinol-phosphate transaminase, whose product MVNFIRPEIAQLLAYSSHAEAMETPSNVDKLDTNESPYDLGAEEKEKLAWQYQQLIQSNRYPDSTHRELKSAIVEYINETDPSGFVSENQISIGNGSDELIRSLLIATCVGTSASILLADPTFSMYKILAQTLGITTISIPREETKFTIQRGQADQAIAQAEASGHPVKVIFVVHPNSPTGNLLTTEEIQWLKERTEDILIVIDEAYFEFSGQSLVTELSQHPNWIILRTFSKAFRLAAHRVGYCIGDAQLIQALEKIRLPYNVPSFSQAAAIVALKQRQKLLTTVEETQKERDRLYNELVSDSRLKVWESSANFLYLRLNVSDPEQQQKHLVQTLQKQGTLLRHTANGIRITIGSPAENERTQAHLKTYLQDKF is encoded by the coding sequence ATGGTTAACTTCATTCGTCCTGAAATTGCACAACTGTTGGCTTATTCTTCTCACGCTGAGGCGATGGAAACGCCATCAAATGTTGATAAACTCGATACTAACGAAAGTCCCTACGATCTCGGTGCTGAGGAAAAAGAAAAATTAGCTTGGCAATATCAGCAATTGATTCAAAGTAATCGTTATCCAGATAGTACCCATAGAGAATTAAAAAGCGCGATCGTCGAATATATAAACGAAACTGATCCCAGTGGGTTCGTCTCAGAAAATCAGATTTCTATTGGCAACGGTTCTGATGAGTTAATTCGTTCCCTTCTTATTGCCACTTGTGTGGGAACAAGTGCCTCGATTCTGCTTGCTGATCCCACCTTTTCCATGTATAAGATTTTAGCGCAAACCCTCGGCATTACCACGATTTCCATTCCGAGAGAAGAAACAAAATTTACCATCCAACGGGGACAAGCCGACCAGGCGATCGCTCAAGCCGAGGCAAGTGGTCATCCTGTTAAAGTGATCTTTGTCGTTCATCCCAACTCCCCCACGGGAAATCTGTTGACCACTGAAGAAATCCAATGGTTAAAAGAACGTACTGAAGATATCCTGATTGTGATTGACGAAGCCTATTTTGAATTTAGTGGACAGTCTTTAGTGACAGAACTTTCTCAACACCCCAATTGGATCATTCTCCGCACCTTTTCTAAAGCCTTTCGTCTGGCGGCGCATCGGGTGGGTTACTGTATTGGTGATGCACAATTGATACAAGCACTAGAGAAAATTCGTCTCCCTTATAACGTTCCCAGTTTCTCTCAAGCCGCTGCGATCGTGGCGTTAAAACAGCGTCAAAAATTGCTCACAACAGTAGAGGAAACGCAAAAAGAGCGCGATCGATTGTACAATGAGTTAGTTTCTGACTCACGGTTAAAAGTTTGGGAAAGTAGCGCTAACTTTTTATATTTGCGTTTAAATGTATCTGATCCAGAACAACAACAGAAACATTTAGTTCAAACTTTACAAAAACAAGGAACATTACTGCGTCATACCGCAAATGGAATTAGAATAACAATTGGCAGTCCTGCGGAAAATGAGCGTACTCAAGCCCATTTAAAAACTTATTTACAAGATAAGTTTTAA
- a CDS encoding ABC transporter ATP-binding protein, which yields MTVESEIILEANQVSLRDSLGLTEILKKISFQIKSRDRVVIIGASGSGKTSLLRLLNRLVEATTGTLFFYRQPYTKIPVFNLRKQVVLVPQEPKFLGMTVKETLAYPLSLQQLPQSEIKACITTYCEQLHLPESWYDKTELQLSLGQRQLVTITRGLMMQPKVLLLDEPTSALDIGIATRVIDVLKAQGITVLMVNHQLDLAEKFCDRVFYLQQGELIKDVSNVNLNWQQLKEELITSEQEMEQEWT from the coding sequence ATGACAGTTGAGTCTGAGATTATTTTAGAGGCAAATCAGGTCAGTTTAAGGGATAGTTTAGGCTTAACTGAGATATTAAAGAAGATTTCTTTTCAGATTAAAAGCCGCGATCGTGTGGTAATTATCGGCGCATCAGGATCAGGGAAAACTTCTCTCTTACGTCTTCTTAATCGCTTGGTGGAAGCAACAACAGGAACGTTATTTTTTTACAGACAACCTTATACAAAGATTCCCGTTTTTAACCTCAGAAAACAAGTGGTTTTAGTTCCTCAAGAACCGAAATTCTTAGGAATGACAGTCAAGGAAACTCTAGCTTATCCCTTAAGTTTACAACAACTTCCGCAATCAGAAATTAAGGCTTGCATTACTACTTACTGCGAACAATTACATCTTCCTGAAAGCTGGTATGACAAAACAGAATTACAGTTATCATTAGGACAGCGCCAGTTAGTAACGATTACTAGAGGTTTAATGATGCAGCCAAAAGTGTTGTTATTAGATGAACCGACATCCGCTTTAGATATTGGAATCGCAACGCGAGTGATTGATGTTCTCAAAGCACAAGGAATTACAGTTTTAATGGTTAATCATCAGCTTGATCTAGCGGAAAAATTCTGCGATCGCGTTTTTTATCTTCAGCAAGGAGAATTAATCAAAGATGTCTCTAATGTTAATCTAAATTGGCAACAGTTGAAAGAAGAACTCATTACATCGGAACAAGAAATGGAACAAGAATGGACTTAG
- the argS gene encoding arginine--tRNA ligase, with product MYSLLEQLRQQFSQALVKAFGDDYADTDPLIALAGKPEFGDYQSNVALSLAKTLKQKPRDTAQQILDHLEIAQLCEPPEIAGPGFINLKLKPSYLENQLQTIAQDDQLGVEKAETPQRVIVDFSSPNIAKEMHVGHLRSTIIGDCIARILEFRGHNVLRLNHVGDWGTQFGMLIAYLREAYPDALIKADALAIGDLVTLYRQAKKRFDEDEQFQTTAREEVVKLQKGAEDSVKAWQLLCEQSRREFQVIYDLLGVKLTERGESFYNPLLPDVVGELEAKGLLEEDQGAKCVFLEGFSNKSGERLPLIVQKTDGGYNYATTDLAAIRYRIREDGAQRIIYVTDAGQANHFTQVFQVAKRAGWIPEDVELVHVPFGLVQGEDGKKLKTRSGDTIRLRDLLDEAIARSRQDLEKRFAAEGRNESEDFIEKTARGVGISAVKYADLSRNRTSNYVFSFDKMLALQGNTAPYLLYAYVRVQGISRKGNIDLATLGNQTIVLADDSELVLAKHILQLSDILKEVEKDLLPNRLCLYLFELSQKFNQFYDRCPVLQAEEPKRTSRLMLADLTARTLKLGLNLLGIEVLERM from the coding sequence ATGTATTCACTTTTAGAACAACTTCGACAACAATTCTCTCAAGCACTTGTCAAAGCCTTTGGTGACGATTACGCAGACACTGATCCCTTAATCGCCCTCGCGGGAAAACCAGAGTTTGGAGATTATCAGTCAAATGTTGCCCTTTCTCTTGCTAAAACCTTAAAACAGAAACCCAGAGATACCGCCCAACAAATTCTTGATCATTTAGAAATTGCTCAATTATGTGAACCGCCAGAAATCGCCGGACCTGGATTTATCAACTTAAAACTCAAACCCAGTTATCTTGAAAATCAGTTACAAACCATCGCCCAAGATGACCAATTGGGAGTGGAAAAAGCAGAAACGCCACAGCGAGTTATTGTTGATTTTTCTAGCCCCAACATTGCCAAAGAAATGCACGTCGGACATCTTCGTTCCACAATTATTGGGGATTGTATTGCGCGAATTTTAGAGTTTCGGGGTCATAATGTGTTACGTCTCAATCATGTCGGTGATTGGGGAACACAGTTTGGGATGCTGATTGCTTATTTGCGGGAAGCCTATCCCGATGCGTTAATTAAAGCGGATGCTCTCGCTATAGGAGATTTGGTGACATTATATCGTCAGGCGAAAAAACGTTTTGATGAGGATGAACAGTTCCAAACAACAGCGCGAGAGGAAGTAGTGAAACTACAGAAAGGCGCGGAAGATAGTGTAAAAGCCTGGCAATTGCTTTGCGAACAATCACGACGAGAGTTTCAGGTGATTTATGACTTATTGGGAGTGAAATTAACGGAACGAGGAGAGTCGTTTTATAATCCGTTGCTACCAGATGTCGTGGGAGAGTTGGAAGCAAAAGGTTTGCTAGAGGAAGATCAAGGGGCGAAATGTGTTTTTTTAGAGGGATTTAGTAATAAGTCTGGGGAACGTTTACCGTTGATTGTACAGAAAACTGATGGCGGCTATAATTACGCAACCACAGATTTAGCGGCGATTCGCTATCGGATTCGAGAAGATGGGGCGCAACGGATTATTTATGTCACTGACGCAGGACAAGCTAATCACTTTACACAAGTGTTTCAGGTAGCAAAACGCGCGGGTTGGATTCCAGAAGATGTGGAGTTGGTTCATGTTCCCTTTGGGTTGGTACAGGGAGAAGATGGGAAGAAGTTGAAAACGCGATCGGGAGATACCATTCGCTTACGAGATTTATTAGATGAGGCGATCGCGCGATCGCGCCAAGATTTAGAAAAACGTTTCGCCGCAGAAGGAAGAAACGAAAGCGAAGACTTCATCGAAAAAACAGCGCGAGGCGTAGGAATTAGCGCGGTGAAATATGCTGATCTCAGTCGCAATCGTACCAGTAATTATGTCTTTAGTTTCGACAAAATGCTGGCGCTACAGGGAAACACAGCCCCTTATTTGCTTTATGCTTATGTGCGAGTACAAGGAATTAGTCGGAAAGGAAACATTGATTTAGCCACTTTAGGAAATCAAACCATTGTTTTAGCAGATGACAGTGAATTAGTTTTAGCCAAACATATCCTTCAACTCAGCGATATTCTCAAAGAAGTGGAGAAAGACTTACTCCCGAACCGTTTATGTCTCTATCTGTTTGAACTCTCTCAGAAATTTAACCAGTTTTACGATCGATGTCCCGTGTTACAAGCAGAAGAACCGAAACGAACCTCTCGCCTGATGTTAGCAGATTTAACAGCGCGAACCCTGAAACTGGGATTAAACTTATTAGGAATTGAAGTTCTAGAACGAATGTAA
- a CDS encoding Uma2 family endonuclease, with translation MVASPNELLEIIDNYDCEELTITTGVSWQKYEKLINQLSDDSFYRLSYLDGTLIILSPSRAHETIKKRIAILLETYFIQQQIPFYPLGSTTFRQKSKRGGKEPDESYCLETEKDFPDLAIEVITTSGGIGSLDIYQRLQIPEVWFWQHNSLRIYTLRDGDYQEQSQSQLLPLLDRSLFINCVQKTDISVAIQQLYSHLPS, from the coding sequence ATGGTAGCTTCTCCAAATGAACTCCTAGAGATAATAGACAATTATGATTGTGAAGAATTAACCATAACCACAGGAGTCAGTTGGCAAAAATACGAAAAACTAATTAACCAGTTGTCAGATGATAGCTTTTATCGTCTGAGTTACCTAGATGGAACATTAATTATCTTGTCTCCGAGTCGCGCTCACGAAACGATCAAAAAACGCATTGCTATCCTATTAGAAACCTACTTCATTCAACAACAAATTCCCTTTTATCCTCTTGGTTCGACTACCTTTCGGCAAAAAAGTAAACGGGGAGGAAAAGAACCCGATGAAAGCTACTGTTTAGAAACAGAAAAAGACTTTCCCGACTTAGCCATTGAAGTCATTACCACCAGTGGCGGAATTGGTAGCTTAGACATTTACCAACGTTTGCAAATTCCAGAAGTGTGGTTTTGGCAGCATAATTCTTTACGAATTTATACACTGCGTGACGGAGACTATCAAGAACAGTCTCAGAGTCAACTTCTTCCGTTGCTCGATCGATCTCTGTTTATCAATTGTGTTCAAAAAACCGATATTTCTGTAGCCATCCAGCAACTTTATAGTCATCTCCCTTCCTGA
- the psbA gene encoding photosystem II q(b) protein: protein MTTTLQQQQSQNIWERFCQWVTSTNNRLYVGWFGVLMIPTLLTATTCFIIAFVAAPPVDIDGIREPVAGSLLYGNNIISGAVVPSSNAIGLHFYPIWEAASLDEWLYNGGPYQLIAFHFLIGIFCYLGREWELSYRLGMRPWICVAFSAPVAAATAVFLIYPIGQGSFSDGMPLGISGTFNFMFVFQAEHNILMHPFHMLGVAGVFGGALFSAMHGSLVTSSLVRETTENESQNNGYKFGQEEETYNIVAAHGYFGRLIFQYASFNNSRSLHFFLAAWPVIGIWFTALGISTMAFNLNGFNFNQSVIDSQGRVINTWADVLNRANLGFEVMHERNAHNFPLDLAAGESTPVAMQAPEING from the coding sequence ATGACAACCACTTTACAGCAACAACAAAGCCAGAATATCTGGGAACGCTTCTGCCAGTGGGTAACTAGCACCAACAACCGCCTTTATGTCGGCTGGTTCGGCGTGTTAATGATCCCTACCCTCTTAACCGCAACCACTTGCTTCATCATCGCGTTCGTCGCAGCACCTCCCGTTGACATCGACGGTATCCGTGAACCCGTAGCTGGTTCTTTACTCTACGGAAACAACATCATCTCCGGTGCAGTTGTTCCTTCCTCCAACGCCATTGGACTTCACTTCTATCCCATCTGGGAAGCAGCTTCCTTAGACGAATGGCTCTACAACGGTGGCCCTTACCAGTTGATCGCATTCCACTTCTTAATCGGAATCTTCTGCTACCTCGGACGTGAGTGGGAACTTTCCTACCGTCTCGGAATGCGCCCCTGGATTTGTGTCGCGTTCTCCGCACCAGTAGCGGCAGCAACTGCAGTGTTCTTAATCTATCCCATCGGACAAGGTTCTTTCTCTGATGGAATGCCATTAGGAATCAGTGGTACATTCAACTTCATGTTCGTCTTCCAAGCGGAACACAACATCTTAATGCACCCCTTCCATATGCTCGGAGTAGCAGGTGTATTCGGTGGGGCCTTATTCTCCGCCATGCACGGTTCTCTCGTAACTTCCAGCTTAGTACGTGAGACAACTGAAAACGAAAGCCAAAACAACGGCTACAAATTCGGACAAGAAGAAGAAACCTACAACATCGTGGCAGCACACGGCTACTTCGGTCGCTTAATCTTCCAATATGCGAGCTTCAACAACAGCCGTAGCTTACACTTCTTCTTAGCCGCTTGGCCCGTCATCGGAATCTGGTTCACCGCATTAGGAATCAGCACCATGGCGTTTAACCTCAACGGATTCAACTTCAACCAGTCCGTAATTGACAGCCAAGGTCGCGTCATCAACACTTGGGCGGACGTATTAAACCGCGCTAACTTAGGATTCGAGGTAATGCACGAACGTAACGCGCACAACTTCCCCTTAGACTTAGCGGCTGGTGAATCCACCCCTGTAGCAATGCAAGCACCTGAAATCAACGGTTAA
- a CDS encoding histidine triad nucleotide-binding protein, translating into MSDTIFTKIINREIPADIVYEDDRALAFKDINPQAPTHILVIPKKPIPQIAVADTADQDLLGHLLLIVKQVAAQAGLENGYRVVINNGSDGGQTVDHLHLHILGGRSMQWPPG; encoded by the coding sequence ATGAGCGATACTATCTTTACAAAAATCATCAACCGTGAGATTCCCGCCGATATCGTTTATGAAGACGATCGCGCTCTTGCTTTCAAGGACATCAACCCCCAAGCCCCCACCCATATCTTAGTCATCCCCAAAAAACCGATTCCCCAAATTGCTGTTGCTGACACCGCAGATCAAGACCTTTTGGGACATTTATTGCTGATTGTTAAGCAAGTGGCGGCGCAAGCTGGTTTAGAAAATGGTTATCGGGTGGTGATTAATAATGGCTCGGATGGCGGTCAAACTGTTGATCATCTTCATTTACACATCCTCGGCGGTCGATCGATGCAGTGGCCCCCTGGCTAA
- a CDS encoding RpnC/YadD family protein, which yields MTANANPSNAEYDSPWKEALERYLPAFLALCFPSLHHLIDWSQPYLSLDTELREAVRDADLGTRFADKLFQVFLNDGSVTQLLIHVEVQGQYEANFSERMFVYHYRIFDRCRSPLVSLAVLGDDRPSWRPNSYGYGEGGAQMKLEFLIVKLLDFEERWQELESSDNLFAPIIMAHLKSKSTTQDAQARAQWKWTIVRGLYQRGYQRGDILELFRVIDWMMVLPEALQQEFNRQVKQETEETQMPLLSHLELEAKAEGRKEEKQAVALNFLRMGLSPEQVAQGTGLSLEQIQELQSQLESES from the coding sequence ATGACAGCAAACGCCAATCCCTCCAACGCGGAATATGACAGTCCTTGGAAAGAGGCTCTAGAGCGATATTTGCCAGCCTTTCTCGCTCTGTGCTTTCCTTCCTTACACCACCTCATCGATTGGAGTCAGCCCTATCTGTCTCTGGACACTGAACTGAGGGAAGCAGTACGTGATGCTGATTTAGGAACTCGCTTCGCCGATAAACTGTTCCAAGTGTTTCTCAACGATGGCTCAGTGACCCAACTGCTGATTCATGTGGAAGTACAAGGACAATATGAAGCCAATTTTTCCGAGAGGATGTTTGTTTACCACTATCGGATTTTCGATCGCTGCCGCAGCCCACTGGTGAGTTTAGCGGTGCTAGGGGACGATCGTCCATCTTGGCGACCGAACTCCTATGGTTATGGTGAAGGGGGAGCGCAAATGAAGCTGGAGTTTCTCATCGTCAAGCTGTTAGATTTTGAGGAACGATGGCAAGAATTGGAAAGCAGCGACAATCTGTTTGCTCCGATTATCATGGCTCATCTCAAGAGTAAAAGTACCACCCAAGATGCTCAAGCGAGGGCGCAATGGAAATGGACAATTGTGCGAGGACTCTATCAACGGGGTTATCAGCGCGGTGATATATTAGAATTATTCCGAGTCATCGATTGGATGATGGTGTTGCCAGAAGCATTACAGCAAGAATTTAACCGTCAAGTGAAACAAGAAACGGAGGAAACGCAGATGCCACTACTGTCTCATTTGGAATTGGAAGCCAAGGCAGAAGGTCGAAAAGAAGAAAAACAAGCAGTCGCTCTGAACTTTCTGCGAATGGGTTTAAGTCCCGAACAAGTGGCTCAGGGAACGGGGCTGTCTCTAGAGCAGATTCAGGAACTTCAAAGTCAATTGGAATCTGAGTCCTAA
- a CDS encoding RpnC/YadD family protein — translation MTANANPSNAEYDSPWKEALERYLPAFLALCFPSLHHLIDWSQPYLSLDTELREAVRDADLGTRFADKLFQVFLNDGSVTQLLIHLEVQGQYEANFSERMFVYHYRIFDRCRSPLVSLAVLGDDRPSWRPNSYSYGQGGAQMKLEFLMAKLLDFEERWQELESSDNLFAPIIMAHLKSKSTTQDAQARAQWKWTIVRGLYQRGYQRGDILELFRVIDWMMVLPEALQQEFNRQVKQETEETQMPLLSHLELEAKAEGRKEGRREEKQAVALNLLRMGLSPEQVAQGTGLSLEKIQELQSQLESES, via the coding sequence ATGACAGCAAACGCCAATCCCTCCAACGCGGAATACGACAGTCCTTGGAAAGAGGCTCTAGAGCGATATTTGCCAGCCTTTCTCGCTCTGTGCTTTCCTTCCTTACACCACCTCATCGATTGGAGTCAGCCTTATCTGTCTCTGGACACTGAACTGAGGGAAGCAGTACGTGATGCTGATTTAGGAACTCGCTTCGCCGATAAACTGTTCCAAGTGTTTCTCAACGATGGCTCAGTAACCCAACTGCTGATTCATCTGGAAGTACAAGGACAATATGAAGCCAATTTTTCCGAGAGGATGTTTGTTTACCACTATCGGATTTTCGATCGCTGCCGCAGCCCACTGGTGAGTTTAGCGGTGCTAGGGGACGATCGTCCCTCTTGGCGACCGAACTCCTATAGTTACGGTCAAGGGGGAGCGCAAATGAAACTGGAGTTTCTCATGGCCAAACTGTTAGATTTTGAGGAACGATGGCAAGAATTGGAAAGCAGCGACAATCTGTTTGCTCCGATTATCATGGCTCATCTCAAGAGCAAAAGCACCACCCAAGATGCTCAAGCGAGGGCGCAATGGAAATGGACAATTGTGCGAGGACTCTATCAACGGGGTTATCAGCGCGGTGATATATTAGAACTATTCCGAGTCATCGATTGGATGATGGTGTTGCCAGAAGCATTACAGCAAGAATTTAACCGTCAAGTGAAACAAGAAACGGAGGAAACGCAGATGCCACTACTGTCTCATTTGGAATTGGAAGCCAAGGCAGAAGGTCGAAAAGAAGGTCGAAGAGAAGAAAAACAAGCAGTCGCTCTGAACTTGCTGCGAATGGGTTTAAGTCCCGAGCAAGTGGCTCAGGGAACGGGGCTGTCTCTAGAGAAGATTCAGGAACTTCAAAGTCAACTGGAATCTGAGTCCTAA
- a CDS encoding RpnC/YadD family protein — protein MPLLSHLELEAKAEGRKEGRKEGRREGRKEGRKEEKQAVALNLLRMGLSPEQVAQGTGLSLEKIQELQSQLEGES, from the coding sequence ATGCCACTACTGTCTCATTTGGAATTGGAAGCCAAGGCAGAAGGTCGAAAAGAAGGTCGAAAAGAAGGTCGAAGAGAAGGTCGAAAAGAAGGTCGAAAAGAAGAAAAACAAGCAGTCGCTTTGAACTTGCTGCGAATGGGTTTAAGTCCCGAGCAAGTGGCTCAGGGAACGGGGCTGTCTCTAGAGAAGATTCAGGAACTTCAAAGTCAACTGGAAGGTGAGTCCTAA
- a CDS encoding PFE-CTERM domain-containing protein — translation MQLQSVTPTNDSQAVPFEAEGTMGLAALGGFFWYRNRKKRKQTLAASAKSE, via the coding sequence ATGCAATTGCAATCAGTCACTCCTACTAATGATTCTCAAGCGGTTCCCTTTGAAGCGGAAGGAACAATGGGTTTAGCTGCGTTAGGAGGCTTCTTCTGGTATCGCAATCGCAAAAAGCGCAAGCAAACTCTCGCTGCCAGTGCCAAAAGCGAATAA
- a CDS encoding GH3 auxin-responsive promoter family protein, whose amino-acid sequence MATLPFQILTTLAHRAKNQLIQETKQPLAVQEQYLKTLLQHHQNTELGRHYHLEEIKTIDQFRSRLPILPYSAYDPYTERIAKGEKNLLTPDPVIYINVTSGSTGKQKKIPVTQRFQNSLGKANLASMGFLDSALRQRGKKLEKLLVTNPALIKGYTTGGIKYGPAGPGVLHTRRWLYEWLFAHPFTTLQVEDSFTRNYLCLLFSLRNPELGGLIANFPMLILRICRYLETYAASFVDDLEKGSLPTWLNLDPKMRSRLDRRFSAAPKRAQQLREILRSEGRLTPPLAWKNLAYIATARGGTSDFYFQHFSDYDLDQLPAFGAAYSTAEGTCGVYPDVNVDASVLTPNTGFFEFIPESEWETEQPNTLLATEVKPGERYRILMTNYSGFYRYDIGDVVEISDFFEQTPTLIFRHRRGGILSSTTEKTTEAHVTAVMRSLQKEWGITIHDFFVTLSEKEFPPHYLLNIELPPETNLEEGSHFLRRFDELLKETNLRYADKRLGEIPAPRLRILGKGSFDIVRQRQVDRGIPDSQLKFPHISEDRQLFAGLTVEKEITLAP is encoded by the coding sequence GTGGCTACTTTACCCTTTCAAATTTTAACAACCCTTGCTCACCGCGCTAAGAATCAATTAATCCAAGAAACAAAACAACCTTTAGCGGTACAAGAACAATACTTAAAAACCCTACTTCAACACCATCAAAACACAGAGTTAGGTCGTCATTACCATTTAGAAGAAATCAAAACCATTGACCAGTTTCGATCGCGCCTTCCCATCCTACCCTACAGTGCGTATGATCCCTACACAGAACGCATTGCTAAGGGAGAGAAAAACCTCCTCACTCCTGATCCCGTCATTTACATTAACGTTACCAGTGGTTCAACGGGAAAACAAAAGAAAATTCCTGTCACGCAACGCTTCCAAAACTCCCTCGGTAAAGCCAACTTAGCCAGTATGGGATTCCTAGACAGCGCCTTACGTCAACGAGGAAAAAAACTAGAAAAGTTATTAGTCACCAACCCCGCTTTAATTAAAGGTTACACCACAGGGGGAATTAAATATGGACCCGCCGGGCCAGGGGTTTTACATACCCGACGTTGGCTGTATGAGTGGTTATTTGCACATCCCTTTACGACTTTACAAGTAGAAGATAGCTTCACTCGGAACTATTTATGTTTACTATTCTCCTTACGAAATCCAGAGTTAGGGGGATTAATTGCGAACTTTCCCATGTTAATTCTGCGGATTTGTCGATATTTAGAAACATACGCCGCATCTTTTGTGGATGACTTGGAAAAAGGAAGCCTTCCCACTTGGTTGAATCTTGATCCCAAAATGAGATCACGACTCGATCGACGCTTTTCTGCAGCCCCAAAACGAGCGCAACAATTACGGGAAATCTTGAGATCAGAAGGAAGACTGACACCGCCTCTGGCTTGGAAAAATCTCGCTTATATCGCCACAGCGAGGGGAGGAACATCAGACTTTTATTTTCAACATTTCTCCGATTACGATTTGGATCAACTCCCCGCATTTGGAGCCGCTTATAGCACCGCCGAAGGCACTTGTGGCGTTTATCCTGATGTTAATGTTGATGCCAGTGTTTTAACTCCCAATACGGGTTTCTTTGAATTTATCCCTGAGTCAGAATGGGAGACGGAACAACCGAACACTCTCCTCGCCACAGAAGTCAAACCGGGGGAACGTTATCGGATTTTAATGACGAATTATAGTGGCTTCTATCGCTACGATATTGGGGATGTGGTGGAAATTAGCGACTTTTTTGAGCAAACCCCAACCCTGATTTTCCGTCATCGTCGCGGTGGGATTCTTTCCTCAACCACAGAAAAAACTACTGAAGCTCATGTTACAGCCGTGATGCGATCGTTGCAGAAGGAATGGGGCATAACAATCCATGACTTTTTTGTGACTCTCTCCGAGAAAGAGTTTCCCCCTCACTATCTCCTCAACATTGAGCTACCCCCTGAGACAAATTTAGAAGAGGGTTCTCATTTTTTGCGTCGGTTTGATGAACTTCTCAAAGAAACTAACCTCCGCTATGCTGACAAACGCCTAGGAGAAATTCCAGCCCCTCGACTGCGAATCCTTGGGAAAGGGAGTTTTGATATTGTACGCCAAAGACAGGTCGATCGAGGTATTCCCGACTCTCAACTCAAGTTTCCCCACATCAGCGAAGATCGTCAACTATTTGCAGGATTAACCGTCGAAAAGGAAATCACTCTCGCCCCCTAA